The window ATTATTCTTTTTGGGATTGACTAATGGAGTAATTAGTAACTATCATAACAGCTGATCAGCTGACAAATGCCTTGAGACATTTATAAGACATTTTCACCATTGTAGCCCGATTAAAAGGTGCAAAGAACAATGTTTTTATCAGCTCAAATCATAATCGAACTAAAATTGAACACAACTAACGATGAGTGAAGGCATTAATTGTTGTAAACAAGGACGGGtagttaggggtgtacatggacagGTTGGTTCGGGCTTTTTAAATATCAAATCAGATCAATTATATCGGTTTTTTAAATCGATAAACCAAACCAAATTATTAAAGTCGGATTTTTtgactttttcattttttttcggatttttcatttttttttcccgtaaaaatcttcatacaaaatataacttttacttcaatatttttttagtcctagtaagatacaactataaaattacggtgtttcttaagaaaataacaaaaatgtgAAATGAGGGATGACATTAttataaaatattcaacaaaaaaaaatagcatAACATAAATATTGCCAATTAATAAGGCTAATGAAACTGATCGTCATCTAAAAATACTAATCATGCTAAAATAATTACGGCTAATAATTATTAATTAgatgaaacaaaaaaaattaagttatgtatttttattgTCTGAATTAACAATgcaaactaaagaatagatatccaacattatggCCATTCCTAGTGTTAATTAGGACTAAATTACTTTTGTTAAAccattagtattgatttggtttggtttggtttggattTTATTTGAGTTAATAACATTTATGGGTGATTATAAAACTTATTtgaacattcaaaattctaaatccaagcttgaaataaGATGTTAAAAGagaaaaactatgaaaaaacaTAAGAAAtctttataaattacattataagtaAACCTTTTATGTATAAAACATATTAAAAATTtgtatacatgtaatgtcgggttggtttggttcagtttgactatttttagttaaaatcaaaccaaaccaattaggCTCGGGTTTTTTTTCCaataccaaaccaagtcaaaccaaatactaatcggatttttttctcggtttgattcgGATTATTAGTTTGGTGCGGTTTGTGGGTTTTCTTTGTACACCTCTACTGGTAGTTAATTAGCTAGCATTATCCAAGCTCATTCGTGGTTCTACACAAGCTTGAATTTATCTTGTAATTGTTCCCACTTCAAAACAGGCATTAATTTTTGCTTGTTGTCAGTGGACATTTTATATTCTAAGTAAGAAATGGCTTGGAGTAGGCTCAAGAACATCTTTTGCATCACCAGCCCTGAATAAAGCATAgtgattaagagcctgtttggatgggcttatgcctataagctgcaaacagcttataagctaaaaaaataaattggggtagtctaacttttttttttggcttataagctcttttcagcttataagctgctttagataagctaagtcaaatgggcccaattatttttttgagtttattttaagcacaaaatgactttaagctggccagccaaacactcaaaaaaactgaaaacaacttataagcaacttataagtcaatccaaacgggctctaagttacTTATCATTCTGCAACCTATGTCCTAAAAATGCTTGACACGGAACTTCCTTTTTCACAGCTTTCACAAAGGCATACTTAGGTTTTGATGTAGTGCTAAAAGGCCCAAGACAAGAAGTCTTAATAACACTCACTTTAAACATCCAAAAGGCATAGAGCTAATCTAAATTAAATTTAGGGGGGATGTTTATGTTCATCCAAGCCCAAGTGCTTAATTTTCATGTTTGAACGTTCTATTTTACATTCCTCCAACACTAAAAAGAAGAATAACAAAAAGAAAACCCCTGAGAACAAAAGAAAAActaaaaatgaaaggaaagaaaATTACATTAATACATTCATTATGAAAAAAAACAGAGGGACGGGGAAAGTAACACATAATCTTATATCATTATTAGTCGCCTAGAATTTGGACCAACTTGGACTATCAATAGGATTCAACATTAATACATGAGAGCTATCCGAATTCTATTTTCCGGATAAACTGGACGAATCTACATTACCTAGAGTTAATTGGAATCGTGTAAAGATCTGATGATTCGTCCTCATTCTCTTCATGTCCATGTTGATTCAACCAAGGGTTCCTAGTTAATTTCCTCATACCTTCAAGTTCACCAGCCACTTCCTTCATTGTAGGCCTATCTTCTCCATGCGAGCGAAGGCAGTTCTTCACCAGCTCAGCTACCATTTGAAGTTGATCAAGACTCCCTTCTCGCAAGACACGACGATCAAGAATTTGAAACAAGAGATTCTTATTCATGGACAAAACAAAAAAATCCGTCAAATTCATGTCCACTTCGTTTCTAGCTCTAATGATAGGTTTCAACCCCGTCAAAAGTTCAGCTAGAACGACTCCAAAGCTATAAACGTCACTTTTCTCCGTCAATCGACTTGTGCTGAAATATTCAGGATCGAAGTACCCTAACGTCCCTTGAACTAACGTAGCCACATGTGTTTGATCCAAAGGAATTAACCTTGAAGCTCCAAAATCTGCCACTTTAGCTATGTAATCATTGTCTAACAATATGTTGGCAGACTTGATGTCTCTGTGAATTATAGGCATGGATACAAATGAATGAAGGTAAGCAAGTGCACTTGCTATCTCTGTCGCAATTCTCAAACGGTTTTGCCAAGATAACCAAGGTGACTTTCCATGTTGATTGTGAATGTGCTCGTAAAGAGTTCCTTCAGAGACATACTCATACACCAACAAAGGAACTTCAACTTCTAAACAACACCCGAAGAGCCTCACCACATTCCGATGGTTCATGACTTGAGTAAGAATAAGCACCTCATTTACAAATTGCTCTATTTGACTCTCGTCCACAATTTTAGATCTTTTAATAGCAACTATGCGTTTATCAGACAACAAGCCTTTATATGCAATCCCATTGGCACCACGACCGATAATTCTGTCGTTGGCATAATTGTTTGTAGCTTTCTTGAGCTCCTCAGCAGTAAAAACTTTTTTGGCTTCCACACCACCCTCGTTAGTGGAGATTCTGTGTTTCAATAATAAACCACCATTTTGCTGGAAGAATTTATCTCTGATTTTAATCaaatttcttttcttgatgctgaAATAAAGCCAAGTTATCACAATCGCTAGGGACATAAAGCCGACTCCCATACCTGTGTAATTAGTGGAATTGAACATTTATTATCTATTTCAACTCAAATGTACAGGAATGTGTTCATTACATTTTGCTATTGAGTGTGTGTATGCTAACAAATTGATTTTCGAGTGGCTGTTTCAAACACATAAAAGAAAGTTTTGTATCATAGACCAAATGAATAAATACGTTTCTTTTATTTCGTAATAAGGACATACAAAACATCAATTTTAAGGGAAAATAAAATACTTCTCTGCCACATATTTTGTGTTGTATAAAAGAAAACATCTAAAACTAAAATGTCAATTAAATAAGAAAAGCTTGCAAAAATAGTTTGAAATGAGGTGAAAAAATAATTAGTGATATGCACCATGCAGTAAAAGAGAACGTCATACTTCCTAATTAGTCATCTTCTAGCAtggtaaagtaatactagtaTCTTAATTTGGTTATGAAAGTCTTCCAAGATATTTACCTATAGAGAACTTGATCCATGGAAACTCAGAGTACGAAGCAATACAACCACGACCATCCTTTTTGCCATCACCAGTATATCCATTAGGACAAGAGCAATTATAACTTCCCGGGATGTTTGTGCAGGTCATTTCACATGAGTTGGTGCTTGGATCTGCACATTCATCAATATCTGGCAAAACCAAATAAATTGATTGTCGTATTAGTCCATTAGTATTTAACAAGAGTTTACATTGTGATATTTTTAAATAAATACTTCCACTATTTCAATTCATTtattttactttcctttttattctGTTTATAAAAAAGAATGGGTCTTtccctttttgacaactctttaattccaacttcCACGTGACATGTTTAAGGCCACAAAATTAAAAGACACTTTGGTACATTCtatatatctttagtttaagttcacaagattcaaaagttttctttaatttctttaactccgtgccaagtctcaaaaccagacaaacaaattaaaataggGGGAGTAATGTATTTAGATTAAATTATATATCcagattatttttaaaaatataatattctTAAACCCGGAGTAAAATAACACGAATTTAACAAAGCATTGATCATTGAATGGTTTAATAGCATTAGTAATTAATTCGTTAAACTTGTGAAAATTCACTAGTAGAGGAATCAAAAGTGTATATTTTGATTAATTAAAGATTAGATATGTTTGATGAGTTATTATAAGGACTAAAATTAGTGATTGTCGGTACTTCAAGGACAACAGGCatatatttcaaaaattaaaggagaatcataaatcatgctgAAAATAATGCAATTACTTCTTGGAAAAATTGCCTAATGTAACTAATTATACTCCATAATTGTACTTTCTAGCAGTACTTTAAAATAATTACAATACATAGCTATGTTTTACATTTTATAGCATATATACACTGATACACATATCTCTAAATTATAGATTCAATTATTGTATGCAAtgtatatacatttatatatacaATGAATCGCGATCAGTATATATATCGTAACATATACAGTGTACTAGTATATGTACTTTGATATTGTACATACAGTGTACATGCTACATTTTAAAAGAAAAGATTGgtacattttgaaaagaaataatatcactatttttatttttattattttgcaaAAAAGGGCTCTAATCTCACTAGTTATGAGATTTCCCCTCACTTCCATCTTTAAAAGACTTTTTCAGTTATTGCCAAATTGGCAAATTCTCTTATCTTATTCTATAAGAGGGAGTTTGCAGGCAGCACTCCGTCAACATGTGTGCTAGCTGTCCAATGGGGCTAAATATGACATTATACACTTCTGTGCTATTTTGATTGGTTAATTTTGTATTGGTACCGTTGCCTCTTCATAAACTTTTGATCATGTGGACCATTCTACCCTCTTACACGTTCCTTTAGTTGCCAAATTATGTCAGCCATTACAGTGGACCCACAAGAATGGTGGAGCCTACTGACTGAAATTCCACCTTTGTAAAGTAACTAGCAAACTATGTCCGTGGGATGCACGGGATCCAATATAATTAATTTGGTTATTCACTTTAGTTAATTtttatgatttgtatattttgtaaagtaTATCGCGATTCTCTTTA is drawn from Lycium barbarum isolate Lr01 chromosome 8, ASM1917538v2, whole genome shotgun sequence and contains these coding sequences:
- the LOC132608167 gene encoding wall-associated receptor kinase 2-like, with translation MEIDKLLLEQLEFASFWKLNKMVQLPHKIACFYVCGLIFTLATAQTTTNTTKLMPTPHTITKGANITKPGCPKQCGNVTVPYPFGIGTGSGCAINSGFELCCNISNDGSEKLLIGNTEVYDISDAEVRISSCIDRRCYNSAGDVLSDEPAWNNFSPSTPYSFSALNRFTAVGCEAATMTAFKFDYGCNPRYISQGDVVEGECTGKGCCQVQIPMGLKYYSITMSTTRNYNVSSFYQCGYAFLAEAKRFHFRGLKDLSDPNFKERTKASVPIVLDWAIGNLTCIEAQTSEDYACRQNSECVDSDTGLGGYRCSCNEGYEGNPYLSPGCQDIDECADPSTNSCEMTCTNIPGSYNCSCPNGYTGDGKKDGRGCIASYSEFPWIKFSIGMGVGFMSLAIVITWLYFSIKKRNLIKIRDKFFQQNGGLLLKHRISTNEGGVEAKKVFTAEELKKATNNYANDRIIGRGANGIAYKGLLSDKRIVAIKRSKIVDESQIEQFVNEVLILTQVMNHRNVVRLFGCCLEVEVPLLVYEYVSEGTLYEHIHNQHGKSPWLSWQNRLRIATEIASALAYLHSFVSMPIIHRDIKSANILLDNDYIAKVADFGASRLIPLDQTHVATLVQGTLGYFDPEYFSTSRLTEKSDVYSFGVVLAELLTGLKPIIRARNEVDMNLTDFFVLSMNKNLLFQILDRRVLREGSLDQLQMVAELVKNCLRSHGEDRPTMKEVAGELEGMRKLTRNPWLNQHGHEENEDESSDLYTIPINSR